The sequence TCTGTTTACCTGATTAATTTGTCTTTTTAGGCTTAGcccagtgagaaaaaaaaaaacaaactagcaGATGAATTTTAACAAATGCAGCttgtgctaataataataataaaaaaagaataattaataTGTATCCTGCTTGTGCCATAGTATAAAGTCCTGCGTGAGGTGAGGACCAGGCTTGGAAGCTTAAACATTCAGCTGTCAGTCAAGTACCTTTATTACAAAGTTAAACCGCACACTGCAGTCGGATCAGATTGTCATTCACCTTTGCTAAAATGTTTGTTGTATCGTCACACAAAAGGTTTTTACCTGGTGGCAGGTAAACAACAGCGCTGTCCACACAAAGAAGCCAGACACAGCCTGTGCTGTGGTTGTCATGAGGAAGATAGGTTGATCAGGGGTGAGCAGTGGTGCCTCAGGGAGCCATGAAATGTTGGGTCCAGCTGGGGACACTGTAGATGGAGATCCTGGAACCATTGCAGCTACTGAGACCTCGCCAATCCTCTCGGAGAAGGGCACGTCACGTCTCCAGAGCCGGGGGATCTAAAATGAATCAGGAAATGAATTTGCCCACGCAGATCTTTATGCTTTCAAAAACACCAACTTTTCTTCTTACACGAGTTAGCTAAATACATAGAAAGACTTGTTGCGAACAAGCTTACCTTGTAACCTTATGTCACTGGAAATTTACACCCTAGTGTTGCTCTGGTTAACAAAATGAGAATAAGGTCATTGCATTGCATAAtgccatttttgttttcttgactTTGACTCCTAGCCACAAAAGGCAGTGACATTGTTGGGATTCAACCTGACCCAGTCCTGACAATAGGGTGAACATTTTCTGCAGCACCATTCAGGAGTGGACAAAGTTTCATCATTAACTGAAAGGTAATTTGGtagtataatattataatattacataataattGTAAAAGATATTGCAGTCACTCCAACTCATCCAATTAATAGtcagtttttaaatgtttccttCAGGTAAATGATTCAGGATACAAAGGTCCCATCAGATCATCTTCAAACTCTGTGAAAACCTTGTACATTATATATTGTACCTAACAATATACAGAAACACACTAATCTCTTAGTCAATTTTCAAATGTGTCTATTGtcaatgttttgtttctgtgaAGGCCCTTTAAATGGTTTATGGTTTTGTAGTGATTAGGGCATGTAATGTTTAACAATAAGGTTTAAGATTCATTTCTACAGTTAAACAGATTTGAAGGTAGAACCGTTTTTAACTGGGGAAACAGTGAAGCGCTGGCACTTCACAGATACAGGGTTAGGTTacagtctgtgtggagtttctgtgcGTTTCCTCCCCGTGTGCAGCTACACTACATTCTGTATAGTAGTGTTTCTGTGCGTTTTCTCCCCGTGTGCAGCTACACTACATTCTGTATAGTAGTGTTTCTGTGCGTTTCCTCCCCGTGTGCAGCTACACTACATTCTGTATAGTAGTGTTTCTGTGCGTTTTCTCCCCGTGTGCAGCTACACTACATTCTGTATAGTAGTGTTTCTGTGCGTTTTCTCCCCGTGTGCAGCTACACTACATTCTGTATAGTAGTGTTTCTGTGCGTTTTCTCCCCGTGTGCAGCTACACTACATTCTGTATAGTAGTGTTTCTGTGCGTTTTCTCCCCGTGTGCAGCTACACTACATTCTGTATAGTAGTGTTTGAGCGTTTTCTCCCCGTGTGCAGCTACACTACATTCTGTATAGGAGTGTAAATGAGTGCTCGGTGCCCTGCAATAGACTGCCATCCTATCTCTGTGCCCAGGTTTCCCTGAAgataggctctggatccaccacGACCCTGACAAGGTGGTTATTAAAGATAACCCAATGTATTTTATTGAGCTGTATTGAATTCAAGTTTTTTAAACTATGTCTAATGGGGAGTTGACATGGACATGAAAATACTTTGCTGTAAAGCAATCCCATATATACCAAATACTTAAAGAGCTCTGCTTAATCTGGTTGGTAACTGCACTGTATAACATAAGGACTAAAAATAATAGGGACATTAAGCTGTCACATTCGGACAACTTGCTTGTTGTTAAATTGGAGTTACTGACTAGACTGGTGACCGGAAGTGGGCGGAGCCTATGAATGGTCTCTCGTGGACAGGAGCTGGTTCTTCGTCACGTAGCAACCGCTCATATTTTAATACGTAACCAGGCGCAACTGAGGTTCTCTACAGAGCtatttatgtacagtagtatAATGACGCAAAAACCtcaatctcactctctctctctctctctcacacacacacggaaataTCGAAAACAACCACAGTATGAAAAACAATTGTCGGCTTAATGACACTAAAGAAAGCGaatctttaaaacacacacatcttgtAGAAATAAACACTAAGCTAGTCGTATGATATTGACTCACTAAACATATAAACGGCTCCTGAATCGGTTCATCTTGACTACTAGatgatttattacttttttttggcGTAATCCATAAATCTTCTCAAAACCAGATTCAACACTTTTACATTGATTTTCTCAGACAAACCgaaccacacactcacatatgtGGCGTTAGCATTCATAACTCCTTCTACAACAAAGCTATCTCATAAACAAGCATAACAAACTGTTTTGAATTTTGGTAAATGataacatacatatatattatttaacattagaaattataacattatatatagcACTACTCTACTATGAGAAGATTTATAGCTTCGTCTCTGTTAGGACATGCTAACTAACGTAAACAAAGTGGGACATTATTAATATATCTAAttcgcacacactcacttaccAAATGCATGAATGATGTTTTAAAACAAAGAGCCAGCAGGTCAGACAGGGACTAAACTGCTCAAATCCATCACTGTGGCCCGCCATCCATGGTTCTCTTCCCACAGCTCACTGACACAGAGGTAAAACTAAACTGAGGCGGCGGATAATGAACATAAAACAACTAAACAACTGAGTAACGAACCTAACTAACTCTCCACACCAGTCCACAGCGCCATGAAGGGAATCCACACACGACTTTTACGTTAAATAAACAGCAGGAATTATTGCTATTTCTGGTCGTAACGCGTCTGGAGTATAATAGCTTCTGAAAGCCACTGATAACAGCAGGCGCTGCGGTGAGGATTATTACAGCTGAGTGGAGATAAAGAGGCGAAGTGGAAGAGAGATGAAGCCGGAGAGTCTGCGAAAAAACTtaccagggttgccagattgggatTTCCACTACACACCATAAAACGTTCCGATATTTCACAAAAAGTGTAAGCATGCCAACGATAACACAAGATGGAATGTGAGTAAATAAATCTCTATTTTGTTTCATGAAACGTGTTTAAACTAAACCAAGTTTCAGTCGCGATCACAATTcaaggaaaacaaacaacagaggAAAGACATTCGATCTGGCAACACTAAATGCCTTCTGTCCTTTTTCAAAATGGTTGAACCCTTCACCACTCTTCAACATTAAAGTCATTTTTGTGGGTCTCAATCAAAATAATTTAAcctaatgctttttttttccagagcaacTCACGTCCACGTAGTCTGTTATATTTTTGgacatattcatttatttataaatcaggGTACCATGGCTAAACATGCCAGTACAGAATTCTCTAGATTAAATCTTGTTATATGTGCCATGGGATTCTATGGATTTGACATATGCATAGGCCAGCAGTAAGTCTTGAGCTGACATTAAAGTTTTAGGTTGGCTGACAGAAACCTGTGGTCTGAATCACATCATTGTAAATTTCAGTGTTGTCCATGCTATGCAAGTACAGAAAAATCTTTAGTGTCTCATTTTGCAATTAGTCaatttttttgtctaatttaTCAAACATTAAAATTTTTATCAATGCTGATAAATGTTCAAACATAAAAAGAGGTTTTTCACTATACCAACTACATCAGCATGTATGACAACATATAACACCTTTGTTTGCATTTAAAGTGAGTGTGCAAGCGATACATTTATTTGGACTCACACTTAATAAACAATCAATTTTAACATTACAATCTAAGAAGTTATTCCGTGTTTCCCAATATCTGCATGTCAGACCAACAGGAACAACGGTCAAGTTGTGGGCAAAAGTCCATATTTCCATTAATTATGCCTGAAACATGTGATCCAAGTGTCCATAGTTGAATCACACCTCTTCATCTATTGTGCCTTGTCGTCTAAATACCCAGGAAACTTCAGCACTTTCATAGGAGTCACGTGGCTCCTTTGTCCAATGCAGCAGGGTGTTTACTGACATCCTCCCCAACTTCTGTTTCTCTGCACAACTGACTTATATAGAAAGATGAATACAAATGCCTTAGGGGAGTTGTTTGTTGAAATCCTGTTGAATTCAAAAGACATAATTATCATCATAAGTGTATTTTAACTGAACTATTAAAAATGTGTAGTTCACAATGCAAAGGGATTCAAAAATACTTACCTCctgaaaaagaataaataacagAAGTTGCCAAGCTCATTTTCCCATGTGCTCAAATGGCACACTGACCTGAGGAAGAAAGAATATATATGGCAAAATATTACAGATAGTAAAAgagaatcttaaaaaaaaaaacataatcacAGTGATGCGAATGCAATTACAGTAGCCCAGATGTTCGTACCTGTGGGGGGGTGATGCGGATCTGATCATGGCGCAGTGGGAGATCAGGGGACACATTGGCAGGAGCCCCCCGATGGAGACGCAGGcacactctcctctctcgctcAACTCCTCGCCCTGCTCTGGGGGATGCATTCCCTGAGAAAGAACACATCACATATTGCTGTATGAGCCATGACCTAGCTCTACAGGTGAGACTCGTACTGTAAGATCATGTACTATAGAgatactttgtttttattatgaacGTTCTAACTAACTCTTGTGCATATCACGCCTCACCAGACTGTGGAACCCGTGGGGCAGGTGCCGAGACAGCTGGATCTGGACCATTACGGACTCTGTTAGGTGCTGGAAGGTTTGGACCAGAGGGGAGTGCACGTGCAGCAGAGCCCTGAGGTCCTCCTCCAGgcctctcatctctctcctctccctctcctgctCTTTGCTCCTTCTCTTTATCTTCTGCTGTCCTACTAGATCCCTAAAAGTAGCCACAGGCAAACATGGGCAATCAACAACAACTGCCTAAcgtaaaactcttttttttttttttttttaaagtagaaGGCAAGTAGAATAACATACAAATTTTAACATGTTCCAGTCAAACACATAGTCATAAGAGAAACCCTGTCTGTGGAACAGATTTCTAAACAGCTGTCTCAGATAGGAGTAATCAGGTTTGTCATCAAATCGCAGTGAGCGGCAGAAGTTCATGTAGGTGGAGAATTCAGCTGCAGAAAGAGGTAAAAGGAAAGAGTAATGACGATTAGAAAAATGACAGTAACAGGAGGAAATAGCCTCGTGTAAACTCTTACAAGGAAAGATAACACAAGAAAgcacagggatgtggtagcctagtggttaagccTAGTGGttgtaaggttgtgagtttgattcctacgtccaccaagctgccactgctgggcccctgaacaaggctcttaaccctcaattgctcagttgtataaaaatgagataaaatttaagttgctctggaaaagggcgtctgcttaatgctgtaaatgtaaatgtaaagcaaaGAAAACATGTAGAAGGAAATCATGCATAATTCAATTGCTGTCCCTTTACTCACATGGATAGCCCTTGCAAAGCACTTCAATAGGGGTTGACATCTTTTTCTCACTTATCCGTTCATACTTCTGCCGTTTTGTGGCAGCTTTAAGACCCTGCCAAGGTAGCGAGCCCAAGTTAAAGTACATGAGCACATAGCCAAGAGACTCCAGGTCATCCCGGCGAGACTGCTCTATGGAAACAGATAAGACATAAAGTGAGCACAACAGCCCCTAGCAACAACCcatgtttatagtgttttttaCACCTCACACATTATTACTACTGTCTTACCAATGCCcaggtgtgtgttaatggaGGCATAGCGGGCAGTGCCAGTCAGGTTTTTATTCTCCCGGTATGGAATATGCTGATGCGTGCGTGCATCACGGTACTTCTTGGCCAAGCCAAAGTCTATGATGTAGACAAGGTTGCCCTTCTTGCCAAGCCCCATCAAGAAGTTGTCAGGCTTGATGTCTCTGTGAATGAAGTTCTTTGAGTGGATGTACTCAATAC is a genomic window of Tachysurus fulvidraco isolate hzauxx_2018 chromosome 8, HZAU_PFXX_2.0, whole genome shotgun sequence containing:
- the csnk1e gene encoding casein kinase I gives rise to the protein MELRVGNKYRLGRKIGSGSFGDIYLGANITSGEEVAIKLESVKTKHPQLHIESKFYKMMQGGVGIPSIKWCGAEGDYNVMVMELLGPSLEDLFNFCSRKFSLKTVLLLADQMISRIEYIHSKNFIHRDIKPDNFLMGLGKKGNLVYIIDFGLAKKYRDARTHQHIPYRENKNLTGTARYASINTHLGIEQSRRDDLESLGYVLMYFNLGSLPWQGLKAATKRQKYERISEKKMSTPIEVLCKGYPSEFSTYMNFCRSLRFDDKPDYSYLRQLFRNLFHRQGFSYDYVFDWNMLKFGSSRTAEDKEKEQRAGEGEERDERPGGGPQGSAARALPSGPNLPAPNRVRNGPDPAVSAPAPRVPQSGNASPRAGRGVERERRVCLRLHRGAPANVSPDLPLRHDQIRITPPQVSVPFEHMGK